Proteins found in one Methanobrevibacter ruminantium genomic segment:
- the larC gene encoding nickel pincer cofactor biosynthesis protein LarC produces MVFIIDPQNAGISGNMIIGALVDLGADGDKVKGLMEDVAVDFGEVGVSLNKVNKSGIDATFCNVKTIDEDNENNHHVHFPDFMEKIDLLKYADIENLTDEMVEMAKKVFKRIAISESRVHGKTLEEVHFHEVGAADAVADVLGSICAYFDLGMDKDKVVGLPIAVGGGVVKTAHGRIPVPAPASLDILKGLNEDSFKDFSKGEAKCVGGPVNSELATPTGCALYMEFCDEFLEFAPMMSPEEIAYGCGSKEFDFPNVLRVIKSKNTNGKHKVSVIETNIDHMSGEELGFLFDLLLIEGARDVSMVPITMKKNRPGHLIKIISKPDLVDHLVNILFMETGTLGIRVSENTHRGVAERQFIPLDINVGNHIYTINFKIGLIGDEIISHRPEYEDLRRISVEQDIPLIEVRDVANTMIRDYLENNRE; encoded by the coding sequence ATGGTTTTTATTATTGATCCTCAGAATGCAGGAATTTCTGGGAATATGATTATTGGGGCTCTTGTGGATTTGGGAGCTGACGGAGATAAAGTTAAAGGTCTTATGGAAGATGTGGCTGTTGACTTTGGTGAGGTTGGAGTGTCCTTAAACAAGGTAAATAAGTCAGGAATTGATGCTACATTTTGCAATGTAAAGACAATTGATGAAGATAATGAAAACAACCATCATGTTCATTTTCCAGATTTTATGGAAAAAATTGATCTCTTGAAATATGCAGATATTGAAAATTTAACCGACGAAATGGTTGAAATGGCTAAAAAGGTCTTTAAGAGAATAGCTATTTCAGAGTCAAGAGTCCATGGCAAAACCCTTGAAGAAGTTCATTTTCATGAAGTAGGTGCTGCAGATGCTGTAGCAGATGTTTTAGGTTCAATTTGCGCTTACTTTGATTTGGGAATGGATAAGGATAAGGTAGTTGGTCTTCCTATTGCTGTTGGCGGAGGAGTGGTTAAGACTGCTCATGGAAGAATTCCTGTCCCTGCTCCTGCAAGCTTGGATATTCTCAAAGGATTAAATGAGGATTCCTTTAAAGATTTCTCAAAAGGAGAAGCCAAATGCGTTGGCGGACCAGTCAATTCTGAACTTGCAACACCTACTGGCTGTGCTTTGTACATGGAGTTCTGTGATGAATTTTTAGAATTCGCTCCTATGATGTCTCCTGAAGAGATTGCATATGGTTGCGGTTCAAAGGAATTCGATTTCCCTAATGTGTTAAGAGTCATTAAATCCAAGAATACAAATGGAAAACATAAGGTTTCTGTAATTGAAACCAATATTGATCATATGTCTGGTGAGGAATTGGGATTCCTGTTTGACTTGCTTCTGATTGAAGGGGCTAGAGATGTTTCAATGGTGCCTATTACCATGAAGAAAAATAGGCCCGGACATTTGATTAAGATTATTTCCAAACCTGATTTGGTTGACCATTTGGTTAATATCCTCTTTATGGAAACTGGCACTTTAGGCATTAGGGTCTCTGAAAACACTCATAGAGGAGTTGCTGAAAGGCAATTTATTCCTTTGGATATAAATGTTGGCAATCATATTTATACAATCAACTTCAAAATAGGATTGATTGGGGATGAAATAATCTCTCATAGGCCTGAATACGAGGATTTGCGCAGAATCTCTGTAGAGCAGGACATTCCTTTAATTGAAGTGAGAGATGTTGCAAACACTATGATTCGTGATTATTTGGAAAACAATAGAGAATAA
- the oadA gene encoding sodium-extruding oxaloacetate decarboxylase subunit alpha yields the protein MKVKITETAFRDAHQSLLATRMRTRDMVPIIEEMDKVGYHAIEAWGGATFDTCIRFLNEDPWERLRILKENFTETPLQMLLRGQNLLGYKHYADDIVTKFVEKSYENGIDIFRIFDAMNDIRNMQQSIKVAKEQGAHVQGTISYTISPVHTIDKFVEFAKELEALDCDSIAIKDMAGLITPSVVFELVTRLKEETDLLVNLHSHCTSGMTPISYYAACQAGVDILDTAISPIAWGTSQPPTESIVASLQGTEFDTGLDLKALNQIKKYFETLREKYEGYIDPISERIDTDVLMYQIPGGMLSNLISQLKQQNALDRYQDVLEEMPRVRKDMGYPPLVTPTSQIVGIQAVMNVINGERYKIVSNEVKDYMKGFYGRAPAPINEDIAQKIIGDEERITCRPADLIEPEYENFKKEGEELGIIKKEEDVLTLAMLPPVAKQFLKGELEEEPFPEVHIGGSGDDDLSAIPTEYSVEVDGDIFDVKIMPTGYMQIGQQGGSGNVGPIPGALTASMQGMVLKIKVNTGDKVQKGTVVAVLEAMKMENDIYAEEEGIVEQIFVEEGDTVNAGDNLMLIKPLDE from the coding sequence ATGAAAGTAAAAATAACAGAAACCGCATTCAGAGATGCTCACCAATCCCTTTTAGCAACCAGAATGAGAACAAGAGATATGGTCCCTATTATTGAAGAAATGGATAAAGTCGGATATCATGCTATAGAAGCATGGGGTGGAGCTACCTTTGATACTTGTATTAGATTTTTAAACGAAGACCCATGGGAAAGATTAAGAATATTGAAGGAAAACTTTACTGAAACTCCATTGCAAATGCTCCTTAGAGGTCAAAACTTACTCGGATACAAACATTATGCTGATGACATTGTAACTAAATTTGTAGAAAAATCCTATGAAAACGGTATTGACATCTTTAGAATCTTTGATGCAATGAACGATATTAGGAACATGCAACAATCCATTAAAGTAGCTAAAGAACAAGGCGCTCATGTTCAAGGAACTATCAGCTACACCATTAGTCCAGTTCATACTATCGACAAATTCGTGGAATTTGCAAAAGAACTTGAAGCATTAGATTGTGATTCAATAGCTATTAAGGATATGGCTGGTTTAATTACCCCATCCGTTGTATTCGAATTGGTTACCAGATTAAAAGAAGAGACTGATCTATTAGTCAATTTACACTCACATTGTACCAGTGGTATGACTCCTATCAGTTATTATGCTGCATGTCAAGCAGGTGTTGACATTTTAGACACCGCTATTTCACCTATCGCTTGGGGTACTTCCCAACCTCCAACAGAAAGTATTGTAGCATCCTTACAAGGTACTGAATTCGACACTGGCCTTGATTTAAAAGCATTAAACCAAATTAAAAAATACTTCGAAACCCTTAGGGAAAAATACGAAGGATACATTGACCCAATCAGTGAAAGAATCGATACTGACGTATTGATGTACCAAATCCCTGGTGGAATGCTTTCAAACTTAATTTCACAATTAAAACAGCAAAATGCATTAGACAGATACCAAGACGTATTGGAAGAAATGCCTCGTGTGAGAAAGGATATGGGATACCCTCCACTTGTAACTCCTACTAGCCAAATCGTTGGTATTCAAGCTGTAATGAACGTTATTAACGGTGAAAGATACAAAATCGTTTCCAACGAAGTTAAAGATTACATGAAAGGTTTCTATGGACGTGCTCCAGCACCAATCAATGAAGATATTGCTCAAAAGATCATTGGTGATGAAGAACGCATTACCTGCAGACCTGCAGATTTAATAGAACCTGAATACGAAAACTTCAAAAAAGAAGGCGAAGAGTTAGGTATCATCAAGAAAGAGGAAGATGTTCTTACTCTTGCAATGTTACCTCCAGTTGCTAAACAATTCCTTAAAGGAGAACTCGAAGAGGAACCATTCCCAGAAGTTCACATTGGCGGTAGCGGTGATGATGACCTTAGCGCTATTCCAACCGAATACTCTGTAGAAGTTGATGGAGATATCTTCGATGTAAAAATCATGCCTACAGGTTACATGCAAATCGGCCAACAAGGAGGCAGCGGAAATGTAGGCCCTATTCCTGGTGCATTAACTGCATCCATGCAAGGTATGGTGCTTAAGATTAAAGTAAACACTGGAGATAAAGTCCAAAAAGGTACTGTAGTTGCAGTTCTTGAAGCTATGAAAATGGAAAACGATATCTATGCTGAAGAGGAAGGTATTGTAGAACAAATTTTCGTAGAAGAAGGTGACACTGTCAACGCAGGTGACAACTTAATGTTGATTAAACCTTTAGATGAATAA
- a CDS encoding inositol-3-phosphate synthase: protein MSKIKIAVVGIGNCASSLIQGIYYYKDKNPEDAIGLMHWKIGDWDPTDIEVVAAFDIDARKVGKTVDEAIFAKPNCTTVFQPEIPKSDVVVQMGPVLDGVSEHMAEFEDDYTFIVADEEPVDVVEVLKESGAEILLSYLPVGSEEAARFYAQCALDAEIAYINCMPVFIVSDPEWDAKFREKGLPAVGDDIKAQIGATITHRTLSNLFKERGVKLIHTYQINTGGNTDFLNMLNRKRLDSKKESKTEAVQSVLAERMDPHDIHIGPSDYVPWQKDNKICFLRMEGKTFGDVPMDIELRLSVEDSPNSAGCVIDAIRCCKLGLERGIGGQLTSISSYVMKHPPIQFTDDEAAANVEAFINGEIER from the coding sequence ATGAGTAAAATTAAAATAGCTGTAGTGGGAATTGGAAACTGCGCAAGTTCCCTTATACAAGGAATCTATTACTATAAAGATAAGAATCCTGAAGATGCAATTGGCCTTATGCACTGGAAAATTGGTGACTGGGATCCAACTGACATTGAAGTAGTAGCTGCTTTTGATATTGATGCAAGAAAAGTTGGAAAAACTGTTGATGAAGCAATCTTTGCAAAACCAAATTGCACTACTGTTTTCCAACCAGAAATACCAAAAAGCGATGTAGTTGTCCAAATGGGGCCTGTTCTTGATGGTGTAAGTGAACATATGGCAGAATTCGAAGATGATTATACTTTTATAGTAGCTGATGAAGAACCAGTAGACGTTGTTGAAGTCTTGAAAGAAAGCGGAGCAGAAATATTACTCAGTTATTTACCAGTAGGTTCTGAAGAAGCTGCAAGATTCTATGCACAATGTGCATTAGATGCAGAAATTGCTTATATTAATTGTATGCCAGTATTTATTGTTAGTGACCCAGAATGGGATGCAAAATTCAGAGAAAAAGGACTTCCTGCTGTTGGTGACGACATTAAAGCACAAATCGGTGCAACTATCACCCACAGAACCTTAAGTAACTTGTTTAAGGAAAGAGGTGTTAAATTGATTCACACTTACCAAATCAACACTGGTGGAAACACTGACTTCTTAAACATGTTAAACAGAAAACGTTTAGACTCTAAAAAAGAATCCAAGACTGAAGCTGTTCAATCAGTACTTGCAGAAAGAATGGATCCTCATGACATTCACATTGGTCCAAGTGATTATGTACCATGGCAAAAAGACAACAAGATCTGTTTCTTAAGAATGGAAGGTAAAACCTTTGGTGACGTGCCAATGGACATTGAACTCAGATTAAGTGTAGAAGATTCTCCTAACTCTGCAGGATGTGTAATTGACGCTATTCGTTGCTGTAAATTAGGACTTGAAAGAGGAATTGGTGGACAATTGACTTCCATTTCATCTTATGTTATGAAACACCCTCCAATCCAATTCACTGATGATGAAGCAGCAGCTAATGTTGAAGCATTCATTAATGGAGAAATTGAACGTTAA
- a CDS encoding glycosyltransferase, whose translation MKKVILIAFYFNQVNEIASKRLRALAKYLPQFGWEPIVIVPDLGFIPKENDDLNCRIIYTEYEDMFSHFSNKFKKSKPTDSNDCLDSKESEESEESEESEESKEFKEFKESKESKEFIEFNDDKLKDSTSYSNPIVSKAISIAGEVFAYPDGMKYWHESAFKEASKIMDEEEIDAIISSSWPITCHTIAKDLKEKQDIAWIADLRDLWNLNPYVSHTYVRNYFEKRLELKTFENADALTTTTSLAAETLATLHPMSKIVPILSGYDKDDFKFLEELVSKKDDSFSDFSEKLKFIYAGSLYGGKRDPNYLFEAIRQLEDENKLDASKISIEFYGDSIGLEEIAKRYGLLDIVHIGGKIAHEEVLKKQLNSDVLLLISWDDEKEKMFIPGKIYEYFALKKPVLSIGHKEGSLKDLIEETKVGYHVSSLESTKKALLDIYNEFIEKGAVELSSDINIEDYSMENMAKKFADLLNELEN comes from the coding sequence ATGAAAAAAGTGATTTTAATAGCATTTTATTTTAATCAGGTAAATGAAATTGCTTCAAAGAGGTTAAGGGCACTCGCAAAATATTTGCCTCAATTTGGATGGGAACCCATAGTGATTGTTCCAGATTTGGGTTTCATTCCAAAGGAAAACGATGATTTGAATTGCAGAATCATTTACACTGAATATGAGGATATGTTCAGTCATTTTTCCAATAAATTCAAGAAATCTAAACCAACTGATTCCAATGATTGCCTTGATTCTAAAGAATCTGAAGAGTCTGAAGAGTCTGAAGAGTCTGAAGAGTCTAAAGAGTTTAAAGAGTTTAAAGAGTCTAAAGAGTCTAAAGAGTTTATCGAATTTAATGATGATAAGTTAAAAGATTCCACATCCTATTCAAATCCGATTGTTTCAAAAGCCATTTCAATTGCGGGTGAAGTATTTGCATATCCTGATGGGATGAAATACTGGCATGAATCTGCATTTAAGGAGGCTTCTAAAATTATGGATGAGGAAGAAATTGATGCTATCATAAGCTCTTCATGGCCTATAACATGCCATACCATTGCAAAGGATTTAAAGGAAAAACAGGATATTGCTTGGATAGCAGACTTAAGGGACCTTTGGAATTTAAATCCATATGTTTCACACACTTATGTAAGAAATTATTTTGAGAAAAGGTTGGAATTGAAGACATTTGAAAATGCAGATGCTTTAACAACCACTACAAGTTTGGCTGCAGAGACATTAGCCACTTTACATCCAATGAGTAAGATAGTACCAATTTTATCAGGTTATGACAAGGATGACTTTAAGTTTCTAGAGGAATTGGTTTCTAAGAAGGATGATTCCTTTAGTGACTTTTCAGAAAAATTGAAGTTTATTTATGCAGGATCTTTATATGGTGGTAAAAGAGATCCAAATTATTTGTTTGAAGCCATTCGCCAATTGGAGGATGAGAATAAATTGGATGCATCTAAAATTTCAATCGAATTTTACGGTGACAGCATAGGTTTAGAAGAAATAGCTAAGCGTTATGGTCTTTTGGATATCGTTCATATTGGTGGTAAAATAGCGCATGAGGAAGTGCTGAAAAAGCAATTGAATAGTGATGTTCTCCTCTTGATTTCATGGGATGATGAAAAGGAAAAGATGTTCATTCCCGGAAAGATCTATGAATATTTCGCATTGAAAAAGCCTGTTTTGTCAATTGGGCATAAGGAAGGTTCCTTAAAGGATTTGATTGAGGAAACTAAAGTCGGATATCATGTTTCAAGTTTGGAGTCCACTAAAAAAGCTTTATTGGACATTTATAATGAATTTATTGAAAAAGGGGCTGTTGAATTAAGCTCCGATATAAACATTGAAGATTATTCCATGGAAAATATGGCTAAAAAATTTGCTGATTTATTGAATGAATTAGAAAATTAA
- a CDS encoding UbiA family prenyltransferase, producing MNAYLEIIRPGNAVMAAIAVILMMFVGHYYDLPIIICALIVFVCTGAGNTINDVFDVKIDEINKPNRPIPSGRISLENARTYAYVLFGIGIALSLVDSYLVNSIWPSVIVIPAAVIMYLYARNLKAMPLIGNLTVATLTGFCFVIAGVVIACATSSLKILFISIYLGLFAMFMTLAREIVKDMEDIEGDKQEGARTFPILYGKKIPSIISIILIVVTTLMCPILYIFKIFNIGYMVIMIVPIIIFLYSAYSLKLNPPEETCAKVSKNLKIAMLISFIAFVVGSFNIFSFL from the coding sequence ATGAATGCTTATTTAGAAATAATCCGTCCCGGAAATGCAGTTATGGCAGCTATTGCTGTAATATTGATGATGTTTGTTGGTCATTATTATGATTTGCCTATAATCATCTGTGCACTGATCGTTTTCGTATGTACTGGTGCAGGAAATACAATCAATGACGTTTTTGATGTAAAGATAGATGAAATCAACAAGCCTAATCGCCCTATTCCATCTGGAAGAATCAGTCTTGAAAATGCAAGGACTTATGCTTATGTTCTCTTTGGAATAGGTATTGCTTTAAGTCTTGTAGATAGTTATTTGGTAAATTCAATTTGGCCTTCTGTAATTGTTATTCCTGCTGCCGTCATAATGTATCTTTATGCAAGAAACTTAAAGGCAATGCCACTCATTGGAAATCTTACTGTAGCTACTTTAACAGGGTTCTGTTTTGTAATTGCAGGTGTTGTAATTGCATGTGCTACAAGTTCATTAAAGATTTTATTTATCTCAATTTATTTAGGATTATTCGCAATGTTCATGACATTAGCACGTGAAATAGTGAAGGATATGGAAGATATTGAAGGAGATAAGCAGGAAGGAGCAAGAACTTTCCCTATTCTTTATGGAAAGAAAATACCTTCAATAATTTCAATAATATTGATTGTTGTCACAACTTTGATGTGCCCTATTCTTTACATTTTCAAAATATTTAACATTGGGTATATGGTGATAATGATTGTACCTATAATCATCTTTTTGTATAGTGCTTATAGCTTAAAATTGAACCCACCAGAAGAGACATGTGCTAAGGTTTCTAAAAATCTGAAAATCGCTATGCTAATCAGTTTTATAGCATTCGTTGTAGGATCTTTTAATATTTTTAGCTTTTTATAG
- a CDS encoding glycosyltransferase family 39 protein, with protein sequence MMFKNILDDLNISKNDFFYLSILTIFSILITYALINFNQVLGIYCSDVFIYLSNSLVFAGYQSSVLYLYLSPVICILTAILFKLGFLSEASLYLITGIFCIFANMGIYMLLKNKFSSLLSLCGAFLFGSFSLTLLWWANGTLDVPAVALSIWTIIFTILAVDKDSKYYMLSIPFFVLAVFTRYTALFLLPLILLYYLSKHDFFTNLDLLIMNRQEFSIKLKSYIKSEEFRNILKSCAIAFVLLIIFSATILAYGSNLSFLTQSSTFASGSKGEVIDNAYTTDTFFYLHDFPNFLFSDYVSFDNVIPVLNGSSPMSFFLIGLFAIGIFLFGYKLINVKGKGKSKHNYLVGILFIALLVISILCFKINSIITITIILIDLVMLFAFFKKIGIDREIYSMDVLMLAWLLVYFIFFTFLNIKVNRYIITAFPAFIYFVIYALSEILDLSNKFELFEFKKQNILKIIPIILIVFCIFSAFTFTSTVHYNEDFNKNKVIADYLTEYDSDYMSKDVAVSNQRSYNWFLKKYTIPLTDDQLDYLESSNITYYISDDNFNLSNYTMIYQKEGLYLYERIN encoded by the coding sequence ATGATGTTTAAAAATATTTTAGACGATTTAAATATCTCTAAGAATGATTTTTTCTATTTGTCTATTTTAACAATTTTTAGCATTCTCATTACTTACGCCCTCATAAATTTCAATCAGGTTTTAGGAATTTACTGTTCGGATGTTTTCATTTATTTATCAAATTCCCTTGTTTTTGCAGGTTACCAATCAAGTGTCCTATATCTGTATTTATCTCCAGTTATTTGCATTTTAACAGCTATTCTTTTCAAGTTAGGGTTCTTATCTGAAGCCTCTCTTTATTTGATAACTGGAATCTTTTGCATCTTTGCAAACATGGGCATTTATATGCTTTTGAAGAATAAGTTCAGTTCATTATTAAGCCTTTGCGGTGCATTTCTTTTTGGAAGCTTTTCACTTACTTTACTTTGGTGGGCAAATGGAACATTGGATGTTCCTGCAGTGGCTTTATCCATTTGGACAATCATTTTCACTATTCTTGCTGTTGATAAGGATTCAAAATATTATATGCTCTCTATTCCATTCTTTGTTTTAGCTGTTTTCACACGTTACACTGCGTTATTCTTGCTTCCTTTGATATTGCTCTATTATCTTTCCAAGCATGATTTCTTCACAAATTTGGATTTATTAATCATGAATAGGCAAGAATTTTCAATCAAACTCAAATCCTACATAAAAAGCGAGGAATTTAGGAATATTCTAAAATCATGTGCAATAGCTTTTGTTTTGTTGATAATCTTTTCAGCTACAATTTTAGCATATGGTTCTAATTTGTCATTCTTAACACAAAGCTCAACATTTGCATCCGGATCTAAAGGGGAAGTAATTGACAATGCATATACAACAGACACATTCTTTTATCTTCATGATTTCCCAAATTTCCTATTCTCTGATTATGTAAGTTTTGATAATGTAATTCCAGTATTGAACGGTTCAAGTCCAATGTCCTTTTTCTTAATAGGGCTATTTGCTATTGGAATTTTCTTATTCGGATATAAGTTGATTAATGTTAAGGGAAAAGGGAAGTCTAAACACAATTATCTTGTAGGAATCTTATTTATTGCACTTTTAGTCATTTCAATTTTATGCTTTAAGATCAATTCAATCATCACAATCACTATCATTCTGATTGATTTGGTGATGCTATTTGCATTTTTCAAGAAGATTGGTATCGATAGGGAGATATATTCCATGGATGTTCTAATGTTGGCATGGCTTTTGGTTTATTTCATATTCTTTACATTCCTGAATATTAAGGTGAATAGGTACATCATAACCGCATTTCCTGCTTTCATTTATTTTGTCATCTATGCTTTAAGTGAGATTTTGGATTTGTCTAATAAATTTGAGCTATTTGAGTTTAAAAAACAAAATATTTTAAAGATTATTCCAATAATTCTGATTGTATTTTGCATATTCTCTGCATTCACATTCACCTCTACAGTTCATTATAATGAGGATTTCAATAAAAACAAGGTAATTGCAGATTATTTAACTGAATACGACTCTGATTATATGTCAAAGGATGTTGCCGTATCCAATCAAAGGTCTTACAATTGGTTCTTAAAGAAGTATACAATTCCATTAACCGACGACCAATTGGATTATTTGGAGTCAAGCAATATCACTTATTACATATCTGATGATAATTTCAATTTATCAAATTACACTATGATTTATCAAAAAGAAGGTTTATATTTATACGAAAGGATTAATTAA